A section of the Myxococcus virescens genome encodes:
- a CDS encoding DUF4202 domain-containing protein, translating to MLRQLLLSDFRSEGPTAGHGWPLVQHTFPTVQLAPLAAGRGGRVLHLDASEWNAPAFDPIAWDARVFEAAESTEWLSLHLDGASCEALVVAALEILTRYQCLVRRRNAASATPLFSRLLARYRSLHDLEQPRVRAEFHRAVDAWQWTLRLRPDVDLPPQAAAFFHEGEQPTTPVRADRAVQVLEEVGADDATCRRVRELLTRDARTANARDVSLLDTADALSFFCREASAWFREAPPEHRRRQVARMLARLRPEHLRWLGHMRLAPAVRGQLEVLVAAHFPVDGMA from the coding sequence ATGCTGCGCCAGCTCCTGCTCTCCGACTTCCGTTCCGAGGGCCCCACCGCCGGACATGGCTGGCCGCTGGTGCAGCACACGTTTCCCACCGTGCAGCTCGCGCCCCTGGCCGCCGGGCGCGGGGGACGCGTGCTCCACCTGGACGCCTCCGAATGGAACGCGCCAGCCTTCGACCCCATCGCCTGGGACGCTCGCGTCTTCGAAGCGGCGGAGAGCACCGAATGGCTGTCCTTGCATCTGGACGGCGCGAGCTGTGAGGCGCTCGTCGTGGCCGCGCTGGAAATCCTCACCCGCTACCAATGTCTGGTGCGGCGCCGCAACGCGGCCTCGGCCACACCACTCTTCAGCCGGCTGCTGGCGCGGTACCGCTCGCTGCATGATTTGGAGCAGCCCCGGGTGCGCGCGGAGTTCCACCGCGCGGTGGATGCCTGGCAATGGACGCTCCGGCTGCGGCCAGATGTGGACCTTCCGCCGCAGGCCGCGGCCTTCTTCCATGAAGGGGAGCAACCCACGACGCCGGTTCGCGCCGACCGCGCGGTGCAGGTGTTGGAGGAAGTCGGCGCGGATGACGCCACCTGCCGGCGCGTGCGGGAGTTGCTGACGCGCGACGCGCGCACCGCCAACGCGCGGGACGTGTCCCTGCTGGACACCGCGGACGCGCTGTCGTTCTTCTGCCGGGAGGCCTCCGCCTGGTTCCGCGAGGCCCCGCCCGAGCACCGCCGCCGTCAGGTGGCCCGGATGCTCGCGCGGCTGCGGCCCGAACACCTGCGCTGGTTGGGACACATGCGCCTGGCGCCGGCCGTGCGCGGCCAGCTCGAGGTCCTGGTGGCCGCCCACTTCCCGGTGGACGGCATGGCCTGA
- a CDS encoding hybrid sensor histidine kinase/response regulator, whose amino-acid sequence MDGRPLRLLLVEDNAGDARLLQEELKEIATARFDVLHVERLADAVRVLGGAGVDAVLLDLSLPDGQGLANIPLLLNAAPSVPLVVLTGTDDEQLAVQAVHEGAQDYLVKGQVTGPLLVRALRYAIERKRVEEGLKREEAARQTAVFREQFLGVLGHDLRNPLQAISGNAALLLRYGGLAEPQRKAVNRISISADRMARMINDLLDFTRTRLGGGYPLTRARVNLHEVLRQVVEELEVAHPMRRFELALSGNGWGEWDADRIAQAASNLVGNAVQYSPEDTSVSVSVRDVEGGVRMEVHNWGLPIPQERLPHIFDPFVRAQDMRSAQRNGLGLGLYITHEIVRAHGGLVQVTSTPEEGTRFWLCLPRFEKPDMLPR is encoded by the coding sequence ATGGATGGGCGCCCCCTGCGCCTGTTGCTGGTGGAGGACAACGCGGGCGACGCGCGGCTGCTCCAGGAGGAGCTGAAGGAGATTGCCACCGCGCGCTTCGACGTCCTCCACGTGGAGCGGCTGGCGGACGCGGTGCGCGTGCTGGGCGGCGCGGGCGTGGACGCGGTGCTGTTGGACTTGTCGCTGCCGGACGGGCAGGGGCTGGCCAACATCCCCCTGCTGCTCAACGCCGCGCCGTCGGTGCCGCTGGTGGTGCTCACCGGCACGGACGACGAGCAGCTCGCGGTGCAGGCGGTGCACGAGGGCGCGCAGGACTACCTGGTGAAGGGGCAGGTGACGGGGCCGCTGCTGGTGCGGGCGCTGCGCTACGCCATCGAGCGCAAGCGGGTGGAGGAGGGGCTCAAGCGCGAGGAAGCGGCGCGGCAGACGGCGGTGTTCCGCGAGCAGTTCCTGGGCGTCCTCGGGCATGACCTGCGCAACCCGTTGCAGGCCATCTCCGGCAACGCGGCCCTGCTGCTGCGCTACGGCGGGCTGGCGGAGCCGCAGCGCAAGGCCGTCAACCGCATCTCCATCTCCGCGGACCGGATGGCGCGGATGATCAACGACTTGCTGGACTTCACGCGCACCCGGCTGGGCGGCGGCTACCCGCTGACGCGCGCCCGGGTGAACCTGCACGAAGTGTTGCGGCAGGTGGTGGAGGAGCTGGAGGTGGCGCACCCCATGCGCCGCTTCGAGCTGGCCCTGTCCGGAAATGGCTGGGGCGAATGGGACGCGGACCGCATCGCCCAGGCGGCCTCCAACCTGGTGGGCAACGCCGTGCAGTATTCGCCCGAGGACACGTCCGTCAGCGTGTCCGTGCGCGATGTGGAGGGCGGCGTCCGGATGGAGGTGCACAACTGGGGGTTGCCCATTCCCCAGGAGCGGCTGCCTCACATCTTCGACCCCTTCGTGCGCGCGCAGGACATGCGCAGCGCGCAGCGCAACGGGCTGGGGTTGGGGCTCTACATCACCCACGAAATCGTGCGGGCCCACGGCGGCCTGGTGCAGGTGACGTCCACGCCGGAAGAGGGCACGCGCTTCTGGCTGTGTCTGCCTCGCTTCGAGAAGCCAGACATGCTTCCGCGTTAG
- a CDS encoding response regulator: MRPDVTGSPIEILLVEDNPGDVRLTIEALKEGKVRNRLSVARDGVEALAFLRRQGAYADAAQPDLILLDLNLPRKDGREVLAEIKVDPALRRIPVVVLTTSKAEEDILRTYDLHANCYIAKPVDLEQFISVVRSIDDFWLSVVRLPPRPEAP, encoded by the coding sequence ATGCGTCCCGACGTGACTGGCAGCCCGATTGAAATCCTCCTGGTGGAGGACAACCCCGGCGACGTGCGGTTGACCATTGAGGCCCTCAAGGAGGGGAAGGTGCGCAACCGCCTGTCGGTGGCGCGCGACGGCGTGGAGGCGCTGGCCTTCCTGCGACGCCAGGGCGCGTATGCGGACGCCGCCCAGCCCGACCTCATCCTGCTGGACCTCAACCTGCCCCGGAAGGATGGGCGCGAGGTGCTGGCGGAAATCAAGGTCGACCCGGCCTTGCGCCGCATCCCAGTGGTGGTGCTCACCACGTCGAAGGCGGAAGAGGACATCCTGCGCACCTACGACCTGCACGCGAACTGCTACATCGCCAAGCCGGTGGACCTGGAGCAGTTCATTTCCGTCGTGCGCTCCATTGACGACTTCTGGTTGTCCGTCGTCCGGCTGCCCCCCAGACCCGAGGCGCCATGA
- a CDS encoding PAS domain-containing protein: MPALPGVDALQLLFESIPQLIWVTRADGHPEYYNARWYAYTGLTPEQSLGAGWRLAFHPDDLEVAGRRWADSLRTGEPYEVEYRCRRHDGVWRWHLGRAHPVRDDSGRIVKWFGTCTDIEEQKRAAESLRVLAEAGALLSSSSLDYEATLAALTRLVVPSLADWCAIEIAYEDGSTRQVSVAHVDPEKVRYAEELRVRYPPRHEDPSGVLSVIRTGTPMVLNDVPDALLVAGARDAEHLRILRQLGLRSAMMVPLTARGRTIGALSLVHAESGRRFAQADLLLATQLAERAAVALDNARLIKDARRMELRFRSLVTASTQAVWVTRPDGDIEEDSPSWRAFTGRTYAQWRGLEWLSAVHPEDRDRAARSWFAAVEQRRPYDTEYRLSRPDGHYTPVRVRAVPVLNPDGGVREWVGTTTDISAQRQVEDAARRLEREAAARRLEALRAEVSLALAREDALPEILQDCADALVTHLEAQTARLWLYSRDSHTLELAGNAGPTAPPRDKWMRVRVDGPSMVSEVARLRTQLRVDDLTHDTRVLDRAWLEEAGVRAFSGMPLMVRGQLVGVLGVYCREPLGEDAAAALAAVSDAIAQGVERRRAEEGSQQRAQELARSNEELQQFAYVASHDLQEPLRMVASYTQLLGRRYKGKLDADADEFIHYAVDGVNRMQRLIQDLLTYSRVGTQGRGIRPCDAGRALERATANLQAAIQETHASVEHGPLPAVLADETQLTQLFQNLVGNALKFHGAAPPRVRVRAEPRGEEVRFTVRDWGIGIAPEYFERIFVIFQRLHGKAEYPGTGIGLAICKKIVERHGGRIGVESQPGEGTAFWFTLPAAPSHPES; this comes from the coding sequence GTGCCGGCGCTTCCTGGCGTAGACGCCTTGCAGTTGCTCTTCGAGAGCATCCCCCAGCTCATCTGGGTCACCCGCGCGGACGGCCACCCCGAGTACTACAACGCCCGTTGGTACGCCTACACGGGGCTCACCCCCGAGCAGTCACTGGGGGCGGGCTGGCGGTTGGCGTTCCACCCCGATGACCTGGAGGTGGCGGGCCGGCGCTGGGCGGATTCCCTGCGCACCGGTGAACCCTATGAGGTGGAGTACCGCTGCCGCCGGCATGACGGCGTGTGGCGCTGGCACCTGGGACGGGCGCACCCGGTGCGCGACGACAGCGGACGCATCGTCAAGTGGTTCGGCACCTGCACGGACATCGAGGAGCAGAAGCGCGCCGCGGAGTCCCTGCGCGTGCTGGCCGAGGCGGGCGCGCTGCTGTCGTCGTCCTCGCTGGATTACGAGGCCACGCTCGCGGCGCTGACGCGGCTGGTGGTGCCGTCGCTGGCGGATTGGTGCGCCATCGAAATCGCCTACGAGGATGGCTCCACGCGCCAGGTGAGCGTGGCCCACGTGGACCCGGAGAAGGTGCGCTACGCGGAGGAGCTGCGCGTGCGCTACCCGCCGCGCCATGAAGACCCCTCCGGCGTGTTGTCCGTCATCCGCACGGGGACGCCGATGGTGCTCAATGATGTCCCGGACGCGCTGCTGGTGGCCGGGGCCCGTGACGCGGAGCACCTGCGCATCTTGCGGCAGCTGGGGCTGCGCTCCGCCATGATGGTGCCGCTGACCGCGCGAGGCCGCACCATTGGCGCGCTGTCGCTGGTGCACGCGGAGTCAGGCCGGCGCTTCGCCCAGGCGGACCTCCTGCTCGCCACGCAGTTGGCCGAGCGCGCTGCGGTGGCGCTGGACAACGCCCGGCTCATCAAGGACGCGCGGCGGATGGAGCTGCGCTTCCGCTCGCTGGTCACCGCCTCCACCCAGGCCGTCTGGGTGACGCGCCCCGACGGCGACATCGAGGAGGACAGCCCTTCCTGGCGCGCCTTCACCGGACGGACGTATGCGCAGTGGCGGGGACTCGAGTGGCTTTCGGCCGTGCACCCGGAGGACCGGGACAGGGCGGCGCGGAGCTGGTTCGCCGCGGTGGAGCAGCGCCGCCCCTATGACACGGAGTACCGCCTGTCCCGTCCGGACGGGCACTACACCCCCGTGCGCGTGCGCGCGGTGCCGGTGCTCAATCCGGACGGCGGCGTGCGCGAATGGGTGGGCACCACCACGGACATCTCCGCCCAGCGCCAGGTGGAGGACGCCGCCCGCCGTCTGGAACGTGAGGCGGCCGCACGCAGGCTGGAAGCGCTGCGCGCGGAGGTGAGCCTCGCCCTGGCTCGCGAGGACGCCTTGCCGGAGATTCTCCAGGACTGCGCTGACGCCCTGGTGACGCACCTGGAGGCGCAGACGGCGCGGCTGTGGCTGTACTCGCGCGACAGCCACACCTTGGAGCTGGCGGGAAACGCGGGCCCCACCGCGCCGCCGCGCGACAAGTGGATGCGGGTCCGGGTGGACGGCCCCAGCATGGTGAGCGAGGTGGCCCGCCTGCGCACCCAGCTCCGCGTGGACGACCTGACCCACGACACGCGCGTCCTGGACCGCGCCTGGTTGGAGGAGGCGGGCGTGCGCGCGTTCTCGGGCATGCCGCTGATGGTGCGTGGGCAACTGGTGGGGGTGCTCGGCGTCTATTGCAGGGAGCCGCTGGGCGAGGACGCGGCGGCCGCGCTGGCGGCGGTGTCGGATGCCATCGCCCAGGGCGTGGAGCGCCGCCGCGCCGAGGAGGGGTCGCAGCAGCGCGCCCAGGAGCTGGCGCGCTCCAACGAAGAGCTCCAGCAGTTCGCCTACGTGGCCTCGCACGACTTGCAGGAGCCGCTGCGCATGGTGGCCAGCTACACCCAACTGCTGGGCCGGCGCTACAAGGGCAAGCTGGACGCGGACGCGGACGAGTTCATCCACTACGCGGTGGATGGCGTGAACCGCATGCAGCGGCTCATCCAGGACCTGCTGACCTATTCGCGGGTGGGCACGCAGGGCCGGGGCATCCGCCCATGCGACGCGGGACGGGCGCTGGAGCGGGCGACCGCGAACCTGCAGGCGGCCATCCAGGAGACACATGCTTCGGTGGAGCACGGCCCGCTGCCGGCGGTGCTCGCGGACGAGACGCAGCTCACGCAGCTGTTCCAGAACCTGGTGGGCAACGCGCTCAAGTTCCACGGCGCCGCGCCGCCCCGGGTGCGAGTGCGCGCCGAGCCGCGGGGAGAAGAGGTCCGCTTCACCGTGCGCGACTGGGGCATTGGCATCGCCCCCGAGTACTTCGAGCGCATCTTCGTCATCTTCCAGCGGCTCCACGGCAAGGCGGAGTACCCGGGCACGGGGATTGGCCTGGCCATCTGCAAGAAAATCGTCGAGCGCCATGGTGGCCGCATCGGCGTGGAGTCCCAGCCAGGTGAAGGCACGGCCTTCTGGTTCACGCTGCCCGCCGCACCGTCCCATCCGGAGTCTTGA
- a CDS encoding acyl-CoA dehydrogenase: MTTAPRPNPLLSDRDVDFQLYEVLDATSLCALPTFAEHSRDTFTLLLDSTRRFAREVLYPTYRDMDAQPPSFRDGRVHVHPLMRELYPRLVELGLLTATRPPDVGGQQLPLTVHAVSTAYLMAANLSVYAWLGLTLGAAHLLEVFGTPEVKATFMEPMYRGEWTGTMALTEPQAGSSLADVRTRATPAPDGSWRIQGSKIFISGADQDFSENVVHLTLARIEGAEGGTRGISLFAVPSRRPEGGTLVDNDVRVAGVIHKIGWKGIPSLALNYGESGDCHGWLVGPPGRGLACMFQMMNEARIMVGMNGVATATVAYHEAVAYARERPQGRPAGVRDATRPQTPIIEHADVRRMLLRQKAIVEGGLSLLLAASYQADLAGHGQDEATRQRAGLLVDLLTPVAKSFPAERGFEANALAVQVHGGYGYSSEYLPEAWLRDQKLNSIHEGTTGIQGLDLLGRKVVAGGGAALQSFAEEVGTTVARARAAGVTPEWGEALEQALAETTTVVTELGARGMSGEVELMLRHSADFLELFSVLAVAWRWLAQAAAAKEALGRGAPDADFYEGKLAAAQYWFAVELPRAPLLARLCRTGEDSYARMRPEWF, translated from the coding sequence ATGACGACCGCGCCCCGCCCCAATCCGCTGCTGTCGGACCGCGACGTGGACTTCCAGCTCTACGAGGTGCTGGATGCCACGTCGCTGTGTGCCCTGCCCACGTTCGCGGAGCACTCCCGCGACACCTTCACCCTGCTGCTGGACAGCACGCGTCGCTTCGCGCGCGAGGTGCTCTACCCCACCTACCGCGACATGGACGCCCAGCCCCCGTCCTTCCGCGACGGGCGCGTCCACGTCCACCCGCTGATGCGCGAGCTGTACCCGCGTCTGGTGGAGCTGGGCCTGCTCACCGCCACACGCCCACCCGACGTCGGCGGCCAGCAGCTGCCGCTCACCGTGCACGCGGTGTCCACCGCCTATCTCATGGCGGCCAACCTGAGCGTCTACGCCTGGCTGGGCCTGACGCTGGGCGCGGCGCACCTGCTGGAGGTGTTCGGCACGCCGGAGGTGAAGGCGACGTTCATGGAACCGATGTACCGGGGCGAATGGACGGGCACCATGGCCCTCACCGAGCCGCAGGCGGGCAGCAGCCTCGCGGACGTGCGGACCCGCGCGACGCCCGCGCCGGACGGCAGCTGGCGCATCCAGGGTTCGAAAATCTTCATCAGCGGCGCGGACCAGGACTTCAGCGAGAACGTGGTGCACCTGACGCTGGCGCGCATCGAAGGCGCGGAGGGCGGCACGCGGGGCATCTCCCTCTTCGCGGTGCCCTCGCGGCGGCCGGAGGGCGGAACGCTGGTGGACAACGACGTTCGCGTGGCGGGCGTCATCCACAAGATTGGCTGGAAGGGCATCCCCAGCCTGGCCCTCAACTATGGCGAGTCGGGCGACTGCCACGGCTGGCTGGTGGGGCCTCCCGGCCGGGGTCTGGCGTGCATGTTCCAGATGATGAACGAGGCGCGCATCATGGTGGGCATGAACGGGGTGGCCACCGCGACGGTGGCGTACCACGAGGCCGTGGCCTACGCGCGTGAGCGCCCCCAGGGCCGGCCCGCTGGCGTGCGCGACGCCACGCGGCCTCAGACGCCCATCATCGAACACGCGGATGTGCGGCGGATGCTGCTGCGGCAGAAGGCCATCGTCGAAGGGGGCCTGTCGTTGCTGCTCGCCGCGTCGTACCAGGCGGACCTCGCGGGACATGGCCAGGACGAAGCCACGCGCCAGCGCGCGGGCCTGCTGGTGGACCTGCTGACGCCCGTGGCCAAGTCGTTCCCCGCCGAGCGCGGCTTCGAGGCCAATGCGCTCGCGGTGCAGGTGCATGGCGGCTACGGCTACTCCAGCGAGTACCTGCCCGAGGCCTGGTTGAGAGACCAGAAGCTCAACAGCATCCACGAGGGCACCACCGGCATCCAGGGCCTGGATTTGCTGGGGCGCAAGGTGGTGGCCGGAGGCGGCGCGGCGCTCCAGTCCTTCGCGGAGGAAGTGGGCACCACGGTGGCGCGAGCACGCGCGGCGGGCGTGACGCCGGAGTGGGGCGAAGCGCTCGAACAGGCCCTTGCGGAGACCACCACCGTGGTGACGGAGCTGGGCGCGCGGGGCATGTCCGGCGAGGTGGAGTTGATGCTGCGGCACAGCGCGGACTTCCTGGAGCTGTTCAGCGTGCTCGCGGTGGCCTGGCGCTGGCTGGCCCAGGCCGCGGCGGCGAAGGAGGCGCTGGGGCGCGGCGCCCCGGACGCCGACTTCTACGAGGGCAAGCTGGCCGCGGCGCAGTACTGGTTCGCGGTGGAGCTGCCCCGAGCGCCACTGCTCGCCCGGCTGTGCCGGACAGGAGAGGACTCCTACGCGCGCATGCGCCCGGAATGGTTCTGA